The DNA segment ATCCGGCCACCTCACCTTCGCCACGGATGTCAGCGCGGACGGCAGCCTCCAAAATTTCCGCCTGTTCGCCAATCGCGGCGGCGAAAACGTCGCCTCGGACACCAAAGGAAACGTCTACATCGCTGACGGCCAAATCTACGTCTACAACTCCTCCGGAAAACAGATCGACACCATCCGCGTCCCCGAGCGCCCCACCCAAATCCTCTTCGGCGGCCCCGATCACAAAACGATGTTCCTCCCCGCCCGCAGTTCCCTCTACTCCATCCGCATGCAGCAGCCGGGCCGATGAAATCCTGCAATATTTTTCATCGTTTTGGGGTGAGAACCTTTTTGGATTAACCTAATAAACCCTATTTGTGACCTGCTTGAAACAGCCGACCTTCGCCATTTATCGGGTCAATTATGGCGAGGGTTTCAACACTCTTACTGGGGCTGGCTGTTCTGACGTCCGAAGTCGATCTTCGAGCGGTCACGATGGTCAACCTGTCACTCAATGTGACCCAGCCGGGAGTGCCCAATTCAGTCTGTGTGCGCGCCATTATTTTAAAATCCGACGGGACGTACCTGGATGATGCCTGGTTTCCGACGACCTATCCCAGCGTGGTCATGCACGGAAAAGCGATGGCTCCGGGCGTGAGCGTCCAGGTGCCGGCCGGCATGACACGGATCATTGTGGGCAAGGGACCGGATTACGTTCCAAACACCATCACCACCAACCTCGGCCTCACCGGCTCATCTTGCACAATCAACGTGGCGCTGCAGCCGGCCTTGAACCTGTACGAACAGGGGTGGCGCTCCGCGGAAATGCACGTGCACTACAATCACGGCGAACACGAGATTTCGCGGCTGCCCTCACAGGTATGGGCCATCTGCGCCGCGGGCGGACTCAATTTTGTTTCGTTTTGCGAAGAGCATTACGGGGCAGGCACGTTGACGCGGCAGCAAATGTATGACCAATGGATTCCCTACCAGAAAACTGAGTGCCAGTTATACATGGGGTTGGAGGAGCCAAAAAACGCCTGGGGTCACCACGCCAATATTCTTCATGACCCGTGGTTGATCCGCAGTTCTCTGCCTTATTGGGCCGGAATTCATTCGGTGCATGAACAAGGCGGCGTCTCCTTTCCCGTCCATCCGCCGCGGCTTTTCCCAGCCCGCTCATATACGGATCCGGCCAGTGGTTTCAAGACATGGTTCCTGTATCCCTACAACAATTTCTCGAAATGCTACCCGCTGGATTCGCTGATTGGCCATTTAACCGACGCCTGGAGCGGAGTTTCGGACGCAGCCAACACTCCCATCGTGCTGCCGCCGTATTTTCAACTGCTGGCCATGGGCTACAGAATTCCACTCGTGGCAGACTCTGACCTTTGCATGGACCGCATCAATAATGGCGGCAAAGGAAGCGGATGCTGGCTCACATATTACAACCTGGAAGGCCGTCCCTTGACACCTGCCAGCGTGGCCGAGGCCATGCACCGCGGGCGGGTTATGAGCACCACCGGGCCGCTGGTCTTGTTCAATATCGACAATGCGATGTCCGGAGATACGTTGCCGGCAGATGGTGCTGCGCACATAGTCCGCATCCGTGCGAGTTACACCTTCAACCCGTGGACGCTGATGAATTCGACCTTCGATGGATCGGACATCACGCGAATCAGCGAGATCGATCTTTATCGCAATGGGCAAATCATCCAGAGCTGGAAGCCCAACACGCCCACGGCTTCGGTTCAGCAGGCGATCAGTGAGAGCACGCCGAACTCGTATTACATGGTGCGTGTTGTTGGAAATGAAGGACCGTGGATGGCCGGGTACGCCAGTCCGATCTATTTCGATAACACGCCCCGGCCAAGGCAGCCGAGCGGCTTCAAGGCTCTCATTCAGGGGAGGCTTTACGACTCGGCCTCGGGCCTGCCGCTGGCCGGAACGGTCTCGTGCGTGCGTTATGCCAAAACCAATTGGACCATTCCCACTGACAGCCAGGGCCGCTTTCAGGTGTTCGCTCCGTTGGACGCGGAATTGATTGCCCGGGATAACGCGGGCCGGACTTTTTCCCAAAATGTGCTTCAGCAGGAGCCGGTGTATGCGTTCTGCAATTACCTCGCCGACAATTACAGCACGAACATGAATGCCTCCGTTGGTGCGTTGTCGAATATCGTGCGGCAAATGAGTTGGGAGTTTCCCATCGGCTATCAACTCGCCGCTTCGTACGTTCGCGCCAGCCTGGCTGGCGATGCGGTGATGAGCAATTTTTCGATCGTGTCAGCTCCGCCTTTCACACCGGGAAAAGCCCATTCCGAAATCGCCATGCTGCTCGTGGATAAGACCCAGGTTCAGCCAGGAGACAGGATCAATTACGCCGTGATTTTCCGTTCACCGCGCCAGCCCCCGTCAGACCAGCTCGTGGTCGAGTTCAGAGGATGGGACACGAATCATCCTCAAATCTTCACCAAGTACAATTTGGAGGTTTCCGACGACAACGGTTCCGCAACTTTGGTCAATCTTGGAAACGGGTTTTATTTGCGCCAATCCTCAGTCGTGGTGCCGGCGTGGGCGGCCAATGTTACCGACAGCACGGCCGCCCTTGAAATGTACGCCACGGTCCGGCCGGGAGCCATTGCTGAAGATGCCCAGGTGCTGCTGCGCGTGGGGCCGACACGACGAGCGCTGCTGGTGAGTTCCACCTGGGACGGCCTGCCGGCTTCGTGGGCGGAGGTTGGCATTGGACCGTGCAATTTTCGCCGCGATTACACGGATTTTCTCGTCCGCTATTCTGACTATCGCAACCTGGTGGTCAACCTCACCTTGAATGGCCAGCCCATCACTTTGAATCCGAAAGTGGATACCGCCCATGTTGCCGATGCAGACGACGCCGAATTTTACGAACAGTTTTACTACGATGGGCAATGCGAGCCGAAATACCGCAATATCGCATTTCGCGATCCCGTCCGGCCCCAGCCGGCGCCGGCAGACTTTAGTGCGGTCCCAATCCTGAATCCACCTGACATGGCCCCTCCCAACGTCGTGGCCATCGATCCCCCCAACGGCGCCTCAATACCGGCGGGAATGAATCTGTTCTATTTCCTCGTCGATGATGAAGGATTATCGGGTCCGGCTTCGGCGACGATCTACATCGATGGGACTCCAGCCGCGAGCACGACCACCAACCCGATCGCGCTCAACCTGGCTTCCGGGCCTCATACCTGGCAGGTCAAAGGGTTCGACGTCGCGGGAAACTTTGCTTTCAGTCCGCTCACTTCATTTACAGTGGGACCCGGAAGCACGAGCCCGCCGCCGGTCAGCACGGTTTGGGTCGACGACGCTTTGCCTGCCGGAGCAACCCCTGACGCCGACGGAGGTGATGGCTGGAATTGGATCAGTAATAACCCAACACCAGTCTCCGGAGCGCTGGCGAACCAATCCAGCATTGCGCCCGGAGAGCACGAACATCGCTTCACCGGCGCGACTGCTACCTTGCCTGTGAGCGGCAATGATACGCTCTTCGCGTACGTTTACCTGGACCCCGCGAATCTTCCCGCGGAACTCATGCTTCAATGGAACGATGGTTCATGGGAACACCGGGCGTTTTGGGGCACGGACGCCATCGCTTTTGGATCTGCCGGGATCGGGTCTCGCCGGGCGATGGGAAAACTGCCGCCCGCCGGACAATGGACGAAGCTGTCCGTGACTGCCAATCAAGTCGGGCTCACGAATTCCAGGCTCAATGGCTTGGCGCTCACGCTGTATGGCGGGCGCGCCACGTGGGATTACATCGGCAAGAGTTCCGGCACACCCACTAATAACCTGCCGCGCTCTCCCGGAAAAATCACCGGCGGCCTGAGCAATGGACTTTGGCAGGTGCAAGTGAGCAACCCCGGCAGTTGGCTCTATACTTTGGAACGCTCGACTAATCTCCAGGACTGGACACCGCTCTCAAGCAGGATTAGCGCGGGCGGCTCAACGTTCCTGTTACAGGATGCAAATCCTTCGGCGCCGGACGCCTTCTATCGCGTTCACATCTACTCGCCTTGAACCTCTTCAATGCTTCAGGAAGAAGGAAAGACCGTTTGAACTCAACCTTTTCGTGGACGACTCTCCTTGTGCCGGATTTGGTGCGCATAGCAGGACTTGAACCTGCACGGGTTGCCCCACTACCACCTCAAAGTAGCGTGTCTGCCAATTCCACCATATGCGCCCAACAATCGGCCAATCCCAACCTTCGCGGACTGACCAGCCTCAATTTCAAAGGTTTCGCCAAAACAGTCAAGATTTTCCGTCCCCGCATCCTCATCTCTCCTGTTCAAATCCGTCACTTCTTAAAATACAATTCCTCAATATTCCACGTCACATGATACGTACTTGCCACCGCCGGCCGCACATTCCCGATGTTCGACCAGATCGCCGCCGCGGTTGACGGCGCCGCAATGCAGATCATCGGCAACTCCTCCGCCCAGATCGCCTGCACCTCGTCGAAATCTTTTTTGCGCCGCGCAAAATCCAGCGTCTGCATCTGGTCATACATCAGCCCATCAATCTGCTTCTCCCAATCCGTCGATGGCTGCCGTTGCGAAGGAAACCACTGATGCAATGGCGCCGCGGAAATCAGCACGTTCAT comes from the Candidatus Angelobacter sp. genome and includes:
- a CDS encoding CehA/McbA family metallohydrolase, producing the protein MARVSTLLLGLAVLTSEVDLRAVTMVNLSLNVTQPGVPNSVCVRAIILKSDGTYLDDAWFPTTYPSVVMHGKAMAPGVSVQVPAGMTRIIVGKGPDYVPNTITTNLGLTGSSCTINVALQPALNLYEQGWRSAEMHVHYNHGEHEISRLPSQVWAICAAGGLNFVSFCEEHYGAGTLTRQQMYDQWIPYQKTECQLYMGLEEPKNAWGHHANILHDPWLIRSSLPYWAGIHSVHEQGGVSFPVHPPRLFPARSYTDPASGFKTWFLYPYNNFSKCYPLDSLIGHLTDAWSGVSDAANTPIVLPPYFQLLAMGYRIPLVADSDLCMDRINNGGKGSGCWLTYYNLEGRPLTPASVAEAMHRGRVMSTTGPLVLFNIDNAMSGDTLPADGAAHIVRIRASYTFNPWTLMNSTFDGSDITRISEIDLYRNGQIIQSWKPNTPTASVQQAISESTPNSYYMVRVVGNEGPWMAGYASPIYFDNTPRPRQPSGFKALIQGRLYDSASGLPLAGTVSCVRYAKTNWTIPTDSQGRFQVFAPLDAELIARDNAGRTFSQNVLQQEPVYAFCNYLADNYSTNMNASVGALSNIVRQMSWEFPIGYQLAASYVRASLAGDAVMSNFSIVSAPPFTPGKAHSEIAMLLVDKTQVQPGDRINYAVIFRSPRQPPSDQLVVEFRGWDTNHPQIFTKYNLEVSDDNGSATLVNLGNGFYLRQSSVVVPAWAANVTDSTAALEMYATVRPGAIAEDAQVLLRVGPTRRALLVSSTWDGLPASWAEVGIGPCNFRRDYTDFLVRYSDYRNLVVNLTLNGQPITLNPKVDTAHVADADDAEFYEQFYYDGQCEPKYRNIAFRDPVRPQPAPADFSAVPILNPPDMAPPNVVAIDPPNGASIPAGMNLFYFLVDDEGLSGPASATIYIDGTPAASTTTNPIALNLASGPHTWQVKGFDVAGNFAFSPLTSFTVGPGSTSPPPVSTVWVDDALPAGATPDADGGDGWNWISNNPTPVSGALANQSSIAPGEHEHRFTGATATLPVSGNDTLFAYVYLDPANLPAELMLQWNDGSWEHRAFWGTDAIAFGSAGIGSRRAMGKLPPAGQWTKLSVTANQVGLTNSRLNGLALTLYGGRATWDYIGKSSGTPTNNLPRSPGKITGGLSNGLWQVQVSNPGSWLYTLERSTNLQDWTPLSSRISAGGSTFLLQDANPSAPDAFYRVHIYSP
- a CDS encoding ABC transporter substrate-binding protein; amino-acid sequence: MNVLISAAPLHQWFPSQRQPSTDWEKQIDGLMYDQMQTLDFARRKKDFDEVQAIWAEELPMICIAAPSTAAAIWSNIGNVRPAVASTYHVTWNIEELYFKK